One region of Acidobacteriota bacterium genomic DNA includes:
- a CDS encoding M3 family metallopeptidase translates to MQGRCTRAWLAFGVVGLLAVLGVGCGSNEAGPPDAAEDSMGDNPFLTESTLPYQMPPFDRIEDAHYQPAFEQGMAEQLAEIEAIAAQSDPPTFENTIVAMERSGRLLDRVATVFFGLSSAHTNDAMDAVRSEVAPKLAAHTDAILLNGDLFARVRTLYEERDALDLDAEARRLVAEYYTDFVRAGARLDDAQKERIEEINAELASLSTTFSQNVLDEVNASAVVVDTRDELAGLPDDQVAAAEAAAAARDLEGKFVIPLLNTSGQPALTTLEDRALRERITKASLARNLSGGEYDNREVITTMARLRAERAAMLGYPNHAAYILERQTAQTVEAVNERLASLAPPAVANAQREAEDLQAMRGDAGELAAWDWSFYTEKVRADRYAFDAEQLRPYFELNSVLDNGIFFAATQLYGLTFEERPELPTYHPDVRIWEVFDADGSPLGLFLGDFYARPSKRGGAWMNAYVSQTHLLGTLPVVGNHLNIPKPPDGEATLLTFDEVVTAFHEFGHALHGFFSDVEYPYFSGTSVPRDFVEYPSQVNEMWATWPEVLQNYAIHYETGEPMPSDLLEKVLATQTFNQGFATTEYLAASLLDQAWHQITADEVPGADGVEAFEAAALEAAGVALEAVPPRYRSTYFSHIWSSGYSAGYYSYIWSEVLDADSVEWFKENGGLTRENGDHFRETLLSKGGSIEALDLFRAFRGAEPDVRPLLIRRGLN, encoded by the coding sequence ATGCAGGGTAGATGCACGCGCGCGTGGCTGGCGTTCGGTGTCGTCGGACTGCTGGCAGTGCTGGGAGTCGGCTGCGGATCGAACGAAGCCGGCCCTCCGGACGCCGCGGAGGACTCGATGGGCGATAACCCGTTCCTGACCGAGAGCACGCTGCCGTATCAGATGCCGCCGTTCGACCGCATCGAGGACGCGCACTACCAGCCGGCCTTCGAACAGGGAATGGCCGAGCAGCTTGCCGAGATCGAGGCGATCGCGGCGCAGTCCGACCCGCCGACGTTCGAGAACACGATCGTCGCGATGGAGCGTTCCGGTCGCCTGCTTGACCGGGTCGCGACGGTTTTCTTCGGTCTCTCGTCGGCCCACACCAACGATGCGATGGACGCGGTCCGGAGCGAGGTGGCGCCGAAGCTTGCCGCGCACACCGACGCCATCCTGCTGAACGGCGATCTCTTCGCGCGGGTCCGGACGCTGTACGAAGAGCGTGACGCCCTCGACCTCGACGCCGAGGCACGCCGCCTGGTCGCGGAGTACTACACCGACTTCGTGCGCGCCGGCGCGCGGCTGGACGACGCGCAGAAGGAGCGGATCGAGGAAATCAACGCCGAGCTGGCGTCGCTGTCCACGACTTTCTCGCAGAACGTGCTCGACGAGGTGAACGCGTCTGCCGTCGTCGTCGACACGCGCGACGAGCTGGCGGGCCTGCCGGACGACCAGGTAGCGGCGGCGGAAGCGGCGGCGGCGGCGCGCGATCTGGAGGGCAAGTTCGTCATTCCGCTCCTCAACACGAGCGGCCAGCCGGCCCTTACCACGCTGGAGGACCGCGCCCTGCGCGAGCGGATCACGAAGGCGTCCCTCGCCCGCAACTTGTCCGGCGGCGAATATGACAACCGCGAAGTGATCACGACCATGGCGCGCCTCCGGGCCGAACGCGCCGCCATGCTCGGCTACCCGAATCACGCCGCCTACATCCTGGAGCGGCAGACCGCGCAGACGGTGGAAGCGGTGAACGAGCGGCTCGCGAGCCTTGCGCCCCCCGCCGTCGCGAACGCGCAACGCGAGGCGGAGGATCTGCAGGCGATGCGGGGCGACGCGGGGGAGCTGGCGGCGTGGGACTGGTCGTTCTACACGGAGAAGGTGCGCGCGGACCGCTACGCCTTCGATGCCGAGCAGTTGCGTCCCTACTTCGAGTTGAACAGTGTTCTTGACAACGGCATCTTTTTCGCCGCGACTCAGCTCTACGGCCTGACTTTCGAGGAGCGGCCGGAGCTGCCCACCTACCATCCCGACGTCCGCATCTGGGAGGTCTTCGACGCCGACGGCTCGCCCCTCGGCCTCTTCCTGGGCGACTTCTATGCCCGCCCGTCGAAGCGGGGCGGCGCCTGGATGAACGCCTATGTCTCGCAGACCCACCTGCTCGGAACGTTGCCGGTGGTGGGGAACCACCTGAATATTCCGAAGCCGCCGGACGGCGAGGCGACGCTGCTCACGTTCGACGAGGTGGTGACCGCGTTCCACGAATTCGGCCACGCCCTGCACGGCTTCTTCTCGGACGTGGAGTATCCGTACTTCTCGGGAACGTCCGTGCCGCGCGACTTCGTCGAGTACCCGTCACAGGTGAACGAGATGTGGGCCACCTGGCCGGAGGTGCTCCAGAACTACGCGATTCACTACGAAACCGGCGAGCCGATGCCGTCCGACCTACTGGAGAAGGTCCTCGCGACGCAGACGTTCAACCAGGGCTTCGCCACCACCGAGTACCTCGCCGCGTCGCTCCTCGATCAGGCGTGGCACCAGATCACGGCGGACGAGGTCCCGGGCGCGGACGGCGTGGAAGCATTCGAAGCAGCGGCGCTGGAGGCCGCGGGCGTGGCGCTGGAAGCCGTGCCGCCCCGGTACCGCAGCACGTACTTTTCGCACATCTGGAGCAGCGGATACTCGGCCGGCTACTACTCCTACATCTGGAGCGAGGTGCTGGATGCGGATTCGGTCGAGTGGTTCAAGGAGAACGGCGGGCTCACACGCGAGAACGGCGATCACTTCCGGGAGACGCTGCTGTCGAAGGGCGGGAGCATCGAGGCGCTCGACCTCTTTCGCGCGTTCCGGGGCGCCGAGCCGGACGTCCGACCGTTGCTGATTCGCCGCGGCCTGAACTGA
- a CDS encoding Gfo/Idh/MocA family oxidoreductase, with the protein MSSPLTVAFLGCGFITGVHGGHLRRLRDRFVPAYASRDRVKAEAYRARYGGTAAYGDYRAAIDDPAVDAVVVAMPPRFHLEWTLAALDAGKHVLVEKPAFLRMEDYEQVCASRDRAGRTVIVGENDHYKPLAVCLRRLLADGAIGDLLMAHFTTLVRRLKSAGDWRNDEHAAGGDAFFEEGIHWLHLANCLGPRITTAWGVRPTGGREGSDRRAKSLLAAFRYDNGAGGTLYYSREVPSLLRGLRLSKLFGRDGIISFESNGAAVLVRGRRTRRPELILPGFRDIRGYRAMYRDFADAIASGRPPEMSLEAAMDDQRIMEQIAASADGAEAGEIGDGSRVGVDGR; encoded by the coding sequence GTGTCATCGCCGCTTACCGTCGCGTTCCTCGGCTGCGGGTTCATCACCGGCGTCCACGGCGGGCACCTGCGGCGGCTGCGCGACCGGTTCGTCCCGGCCTACGCCAGCCGCGACAGGGTGAAAGCGGAAGCGTATCGCGCCCGCTATGGCGGGACGGCTGCCTACGGTGACTATCGCGCGGCGATCGACGATCCGGCGGTCGACGCGGTGGTGGTCGCCATGCCGCCCCGCTTCCATCTGGAGTGGACGCTCGCCGCGCTCGACGCGGGCAAACACGTTCTGGTGGAGAAACCCGCCTTTCTGCGGATGGAAGACTACGAACAGGTCTGCGCATCGCGCGACCGCGCGGGCCGCACGGTGATCGTCGGTGAGAACGATCACTACAAGCCGCTGGCCGTCTGCCTCCGGCGTCTGCTGGCCGACGGCGCAATCGGCGACCTGCTGATGGCGCACTTCACCACCCTGGTCCGCCGTCTGAAGTCGGCGGGCGACTGGCGTAACGATGAGCATGCCGCGGGCGGGGACGCCTTCTTCGAGGAGGGAATCCACTGGCTGCACCTGGCGAACTGCCTGGGGCCGCGCATCACCACGGCGTGGGGCGTCCGGCCGACGGGAGGCCGCGAGGGATCGGACCGCCGTGCGAAATCCCTGCTCGCGGCGTTCCGCTACGACAACGGCGCCGGGGGAACGCTCTATTACTCGCGCGAGGTGCCGTCGCTGCTCCGCGGGTTGCGTCTGTCGAAGCTGTTCGGGCGCGACGGCATCATCTCGTTCGAGTCGAACGGCGCCGCGGTCCTCGTGCGAGGCCGCCGGACGCGCCGGCCGGAACTGATTCTTCCCGGTTTCCGCGACATCCGGGGCTACCGCGCGATGTACCGGGATTTTGCCGATGCGATCGCCAGTGGCCGGCCGCCCGAAATGAGCCTGGAAGCCGCGATGGACGATCAGCGGATCATGGAGCAGATCGCCGCCTCGGCGGACGGTGCGGAGGCGGGCGAGATAGGCGATGGTTCACGGGTGGGGGTTGACGGGCGATGA
- a CDS encoding GMC family oxidoreductase encodes MTATETRAHPTPAGEWDVIVVGSGVGGGTLARALATTGARILILERGDFVPREEANWSPKAVWRDLRYRTDECWLDGDGRTFRPYMHYCVGGNSKFWGAVLFRMREADFGEIEHADGVSPAWPIDYGTLAPYYALAERCYLVRGASGADPTEPPRDAYPFPPVPHDPHIEPLVERLRRMGLHPSPLPLGLSSPGTHCVLCNTCNSFPCYIDAKSEAEQCGVRPAVALGTVRVLTGTRARRLLTDPSGRRVAAVEVERNGTTERYAAPVVVVSCGAVNSAALLLRSASDRHPNGLGNTSGLVGRRYMAHVATMMQGWSPFRDNRASFQKTVAINDYYLRGPDGGFPLGQLQTQGRTHPEQVHYVEPRIPYWMLRLWLRRGFDWLAMTEDLPREDNRVTLEPDGRIRLAYRPTNMTAHRRLVQVMRRILRRLGYPIVVARSLGTQNTTHQCGTICFGMDPATSVLDPFCRAHEVDNLFVVDASCFPSSAAVNPGLTIAANALRVADHIAETELGCATRPDVYTRGADDWRDENVGPMHLDQENLPETIR; translated from the coding sequence ATGACGGCGACCGAGACGCGGGCACATCCGACGCCGGCAGGGGAGTGGGACGTCATCGTCGTCGGCAGCGGAGTCGGCGGCGGCACGCTGGCGCGCGCCCTGGCGACCACCGGGGCGCGCATCCTGATCCTGGAGCGCGGCGACTTCGTCCCGCGGGAGGAAGCGAACTGGAGCCCGAAGGCGGTCTGGAGGGACCTCCGCTATCGCACGGACGAGTGCTGGCTCGATGGCGACGGCCGCACGTTCCGGCCGTACATGCACTACTGCGTCGGCGGCAACTCCAAGTTCTGGGGCGCGGTCCTGTTCCGTATGCGCGAAGCGGACTTCGGCGAAATCGAACACGCGGACGGTGTCTCGCCAGCCTGGCCGATCGACTACGGCACCCTCGCTCCCTACTACGCGCTGGCCGAGCGTTGCTACCTGGTGCGCGGCGCGTCCGGCGCGGATCCCACCGAACCGCCGCGCGACGCCTATCCCTTTCCCCCGGTGCCTCACGATCCGCACATCGAGCCGCTGGTCGAGCGGCTACGCAGGATGGGACTCCACCCGTCGCCCCTGCCGCTCGGCCTGTCGTCCCCGGGAACCCACTGTGTGCTCTGCAATACCTGCAACTCGTTCCCCTGCTACATCGATGCCAAGTCGGAGGCGGAGCAGTGCGGGGTCCGGCCGGCGGTGGCGCTCGGCACGGTCCGCGTCCTGACCGGAACCCGTGCCCGACGGCTGCTGACCGACCCATCGGGGCGGCGGGTGGCCGCGGTAGAAGTGGAACGGAACGGTACGACGGAGCGGTACGCGGCTCCGGTCGTCGTCGTCTCGTGCGGCGCCGTCAACTCGGCCGCGCTGCTGCTGCGCTCGGCCAGCGACAGGCACCCGAACGGACTCGGCAACACCTCCGGACTGGTGGGCCGCCGCTACATGGCGCACGTCGCCACGATGATGCAGGGCTGGTCGCCGTTCCGGGACAATCGCGCATCGTTTCAGAAGACGGTGGCGATTAACGACTACTACCTGCGGGGTCCCGACGGCGGGTTTCCCCTCGGCCAGCTCCAGACGCAGGGGCGGACACATCCGGAGCAGGTGCACTACGTGGAGCCGCGAATCCCGTACTGGATGCTCCGGCTCTGGTTGCGGCGCGGCTTCGACTGGCTGGCGATGACCGAGGATCTGCCGCGCGAGGACAATCGCGTCACGCTGGAGCCGGACGGCCGGATCCGCCTGGCCTACCGGCCGACCAACATGACCGCGCACCGGCGTCTCGTGCAGGTGATGCGCCGGATCCTCCGCCGGCTCGGCTACCCGATCGTCGTCGCCCGATCCCTCGGCACGCAGAACACGACCCATCAGTGCGGGACGATCTGCTTCGGTATGGATCCGGCTACGTCGGTTCTCGATCCGTTCTGCCGGGCGCACGAGGTGGACAACCTCTTCGTGGTCGACGCGTCGTGCTTCCCGTCCTCCGCCGCCGTCAACCCGGGGCTGACGATCGCGGCGAACGCTCTCCGCGTGGCCGATCACATCGCGGAGACCGAGCTGGGATGCGCGACCCGCCCGGACGTCTACACGAGGGGCGCCGACGACTGGCGAGACGAGAATGTCGGCCCGATGCACCTCGATCAGGAGAACCTGCCGGAGACCATTCGATGA
- a CDS encoding VOC family protein: MRDPPGRLHEGRRRLARRECRPDAPRSGEPAGDHSMRARSFSHVGITVRNFNAAVHFYWDVFGCPLVGVADQPPERVKSFFGVGADVDAPSCKVGWIRVPGGGVIEIFEFQPQQPPVEIPWNRIGITHIALNIRGIHRWHDYLTSKGVECVSPPEQSPRGHWFFFAKDMDGNLIEMMDLGWMYHVLGWLGLLGGWIFRRGMYRKYYE, translated from the coding sequence ATGCGCGACCCGCCCGGACGTCTACACGAGGGGCGCCGACGACTGGCGAGACGAGAATGTCGGCCCGATGCACCTCGATCAGGAGAACCTGCCGGAGACCATTCGATGAGAGCCCGATCCTTCAGTCACGTCGGCATCACCGTCCGCAACTTCAACGCCGCCGTCCACTTCTACTGGGACGTCTTCGGTTGCCCGCTGGTCGGCGTCGCCGATCAACCGCCCGAGCGCGTGAAGAGCTTTTTCGGTGTCGGCGCGGACGTCGACGCGCCAAGCTGCAAGGTCGGCTGGATTCGCGTTCCGGGCGGTGGCGTCATCGAGATCTTCGAGTTCCAGCCGCAGCAACCGCCGGTCGAGATCCCGTGGAACCGGATCGGCATCACGCACATCGCGCTCAACATCCGCGGCATCCACCGCTGGCACGACTACCTGACGTCCAAGGGCGTGGAGTGCGTCAGTCCGCCCGAGCAGTCGCCGCGCGGTCACTGGTTCTTCTTCGCGAAGGACATGGACGGCAATCTGATCGAGATGATGGACCTCGGCTGGATGTACCACGTCCTTGGCTGGCTCGGTCTGCTGGGCGGCTGGATCTTCCGCCGCGGCATGTACCGGAAGTACTACGAGTAG
- a CDS encoding lectin, protein MTFFVTSRGLGDGANLGGLEGADAHCQSLAATAGAGDKTWRAYLSTQGPNAVNARDRIGDGPWHAYDTRRQVAADLGWLHGDDINQARIGNAIGKVIALTEEGNPVNGVGDSPNQHDILTGTQPDGTAFPAGEDRTCNNWTSNGEGSAQVGHSDRQGGGNSSWNSTHPSRGCSQENLVATGGAGLFYCFAVD, encoded by the coding sequence ATGACCTTCTTCGTCACCAGCCGGGGTCTGGGCGATGGCGCCAACCTGGGCGGCCTCGAGGGGGCGGACGCCCACTGCCAGAGTCTGGCCGCGACGGCCGGCGCCGGCGACAAGACCTGGCGCGCCTACCTCAGCACCCAGGGTCCGAATGCGGTCAACGCGCGTGACCGGATCGGCGACGGCCCGTGGCATGCGTACGACACGCGCCGGCAGGTCGCGGCCGATCTCGGGTGGCTGCACGGTGACGACATCAATCAGGCAAGAATCGGCAACGCCATCGGCAAGGTGATTGCCCTGACGGAAGAGGGCAACCCGGTGAACGGTGTCGGTGACTCGCCGAACCAGCATGACATCCTGACCGGCACCCAGCCGGACGGGACCGCGTTCCCGGCCGGTGAGGACCGCACCTGCAACAACTGGACCAGCAACGGCGAGGGCTCCGCGCAGGTGGGCCACTCGGACCGGCAGGGGGGCGGCAACAGCAGTTGGAACTCGACGCATCCCAGTCGCGGCTGTAGCCAGGAGAACCTGGTCGCCACCGGCGGCGCGGGTCTCTTCTACTGCTTCGCCGTCGACTAG
- a CDS encoding heavy metal-binding domain-containing protein: MIMTTTPAIEGRTIHQYHGIVTGEAIVGANIVKDFFAGIRDIVGGRSAAYEQELQKAREIALKELREAAERQGGNAVVGIDLDYEVVGQGGSMLMVSVSGTAVTAR, encoded by the coding sequence ATGATCATGACCACGACCCCCGCGATTGAGGGGCGGACCATTCATCAATACCACGGGATAGTCACCGGCGAGGCCATCGTCGGGGCCAACATCGTGAAGGATTTCTTCGCCGGCATCCGGGACATCGTCGGTGGCCGGTCGGCCGCGTACGAGCAGGAACTGCAGAAGGCCCGCGAGATCGCGTTGAAGGAGCTGCGCGAGGCGGCGGAGCGCCAGGGAGGCAACGCCGTCGTCGGGATCGACCTCGACTACGAGGTGGTCGGCCAGGGCGGATCGATGTTGATGGTCTCCGTCAGCGGCACCGCGGTCACCGCCCGGTGA
- a CDS encoding PQQ-binding-like beta-propeller repeat protein, with amino-acid sequence MEQPVRKRSILVWAVLFAIAAAVGLSAEDWPQWRGAERLGVWTETGIVEDLPDELLVRWRTPIRSGYSGPAVADGRVFITDWREDPNSRTLDGTERAVALDEETGEVLWTHEWQTSYRMLSVAYAIGPRATPTVDGDRVYVVGGTGRLFCFDVETGDILWQKDYIAEYDTSVPVWGIVSAPLVDGERLITVVGGEPDALVIAFDKHTGDEIWRAIETGTEMGYAQPVIYEAGGVRQLIIWHPQALASLNPETGELYWEQPWEVAMGVTVPTPVRSGDYLLVSQFFSGSMMMRLSQDRPAATHLWQGQSRSELKGETDTIHSMVTTPIIIGDYVYGVDSYGELRALDARTGQRLWESAEMTPQERWSTAFLVQHKDRWFVNNEEGYLILAQFTPEGYVELDRTRLIEPTSASGTRTPHGRIASRIVNWSHPAYANGHIIHRNDREIIRVSLRAADY; translated from the coding sequence ATGGAGCAACCAGTGCGCAAACGCTCGATTCTCGTGTGGGCAGTTCTGTTCGCAATCGCTGCCGCGGTCGGCCTGTCGGCCGAGGACTGGCCGCAGTGGCGCGGCGCGGAACGGCTCGGCGTCTGGACCGAGACCGGGATCGTCGAGGATCTTCCCGACGAGCTCCTCGTGCGCTGGCGGACGCCGATCCGCTCCGGCTACTCCGGTCCGGCGGTTGCCGATGGCCGGGTCTTCATCACCGACTGGCGGGAGGACCCGAACTCCCGAACCCTCGACGGCACCGAGCGGGCGGTTGCTCTGGACGAGGAGACCGGGGAGGTCCTCTGGACCCACGAGTGGCAGACCAGCTACCGGATGCTCTCGGTCGCGTACGCCATCGGACCACGCGCCACCCCGACCGTCGACGGCGACCGTGTCTACGTGGTCGGCGGTACCGGGCGCCTTTTCTGCTTCGACGTGGAGACCGGCGACATTCTCTGGCAGAAGGACTACATCGCGGAGTACGACACGAGCGTTCCGGTTTGGGGCATCGTCAGCGCCCCGCTGGTCGATGGCGAGCGTCTGATCACGGTGGTCGGCGGCGAGCCGGACGCGCTCGTGATCGCGTTCGACAAGCACACCGGGGACGAGATCTGGCGCGCCATCGAGACCGGCACCGAGATGGGCTACGCCCAGCCGGTCATCTACGAGGCGGGCGGCGTGCGGCAGTTGATCATCTGGCACCCGCAGGCGCTGGCGTCGCTCAATCCGGAAACGGGTGAGCTGTACTGGGAGCAGCCGTGGGAGGTCGCGATGGGCGTCACCGTGCCCACGCCAGTCCGAAGTGGCGACTACCTGCTCGTCTCGCAGTTCTTCTCCGGCTCGATGATGATGCGCCTCAGCCAGGATCGGCCCGCCGCGACGCACCTCTGGCAGGGGCAGAGCCGGAGCGAGTTGAAGGGCGAGACCGACACGATCCACTCGATGGTGACGACGCCGATCATCATCGGCGACTACGTCTACGGCGTTGACAGCTACGGCGAACTCCGTGCCCTCGATGCCCGCACCGGACAACGCCTGTGGGAGAGCGCCGAGATGACGCCGCAGGAACGCTGGAGCACGGCGTTCCTCGTGCAGCACAAGGATCGCTGGTTCGTGAACAACGAAGAGGGCTATCTGATCCTGGCCCAGTTCACGCCGGAGGGCTACGTGGAGCTGGACCGGACACGGCTCATCGAGCCCACGTCGGCTTCCGGGACGCGGACACCCCATGGCCGCATCGCCTCGCGCATCGTCAACTGGTCGCATCCGGCCTACGCGAATGGCCATATCATTCACCGGAACGATCGCGAGATCATCCGTGTGTCGCTTCGCGCCGCGGACTATTGA
- a CDS encoding serine hydrolase: MTLTPSRLLTVAACAAALAFAAAIPLAAQQAKQEETYDYWQVQRQMVRHGQQAIFMCNGLFTSNRTLEQVFAQELAFFRGNQVGTPQGGDYQVHRDQRAVTIGDPNGPAPAMTAAFREGVGCVIMPPDQTLADIDDLPIIELPLPPGDPAAIAWPDGDLLSDAAMPEYIDQAALDAASNWAFERDTPEQDTLSLLVVHRGQIVHERYADGVDIQTRTRTWSTAKSIASTLIGMGVDDGLLDLDAPLGYDFFPSVASAEHDPRREITLRHVLNMSSGLLPVDNSGLEYAIGSGLSYWAGSSSVKGARSRAVIREPGAYWDYENYDTLLGVYALKQALGNEKTYREFPRRRLLDKIGMRNTLVSTDRFGDFVLSSQVYTNARDLARFGLLYLNGGVWNGERLISEEWIDFVRTPAPATGRSGNFYGGQFWLVPDDRKDEVPADAYSTSGNRGQYVVIVPTHDLVIVRRGLDWGRQGFDRWELTGEVLKAFSRMPSNE; this comes from the coding sequence ATGACGCTGACGCCGTCGAGATTGCTGACCGTCGCCGCCTGCGCCGCCGCGCTGGCGTTTGCCGCCGCCATCCCCCTTGCGGCGCAGCAGGCCAAGCAGGAGGAGACCTACGACTACTGGCAAGTGCAGCGCCAGATGGTCCGCCATGGTCAGCAGGCCATCTTCATGTGCAATGGGCTGTTTACGTCCAACCGGACGCTGGAGCAGGTCTTCGCGCAGGAGCTCGCGTTCTTCCGGGGCAACCAGGTCGGGACGCCGCAGGGGGGCGACTACCAGGTCCACCGTGACCAGCGCGCCGTGACCATCGGCGATCCGAACGGCCCCGCCCCGGCGATGACCGCTGCGTTCCGCGAGGGCGTTGGCTGCGTGATCATGCCGCCCGATCAGACGCTGGCCGACATCGACGATCTTCCGATCATCGAGCTGCCGCTGCCGCCCGGCGACCCGGCGGCCATCGCCTGGCCCGATGGCGACCTGCTGAGTGACGCGGCGATGCCCGAATACATCGATCAGGCCGCCCTCGACGCGGCGTCGAACTGGGCGTTCGAGCGCGATACCCCGGAGCAGGACACCCTCAGCCTGCTCGTCGTGCACCGCGGCCAGATCGTTCATGAGCGTTACGCGGACGGCGTCGACATCCAGACGCGGACGCGCACGTGGTCGACCGCGAAGAGCATCGCTTCGACGCTCATCGGGATGGGTGTCGACGATGGGCTGCTCGACCTGGACGCGCCGCTCGGATACGACTTCTTCCCGAGCGTCGCCTCGGCCGAGCACGACCCGCGCCGCGAGATCACGCTTCGCCACGTGCTGAACATGTCGAGCGGCCTGCTGCCGGTCGACAACAGCGGCCTGGAGTACGCCATCGGGTCAGGGCTGTCGTACTGGGCAGGCTCCAGCTCTGTGAAGGGGGCGCGCAGCCGCGCCGTGATCCGCGAGCCGGGCGCCTACTGGGACTACGAGAACTACGACACGCTGCTCGGCGTCTATGCGCTGAAGCAGGCACTGGGTAACGAAAAGACGTACCGGGAGTTCCCCCGCCGGCGCCTGCTCGACAAGATCGGCATGCGCAACACGCTGGTCAGCACCGACCGCTTCGGCGACTTCGTCCTGAGCAGCCAGGTGTATACCAACGCGCGTGATCTGGCCCGTTTCGGCCTGCTCTATCTGAACGGCGGCGTCTGGAACGGCGAGCGGCTCATCTCGGAGGAGTGGATCGACTTCGTCCGCACCCCGGCGCCCGCGACGGGGCGGAGCGGCAACTTCTACGGCGGCCAGTTCTGGCTGGTCCCCGATGATCGCAAGGACGAAGTGCCGGCCGACGCCTATTCCACGTCAGGCAACCGCGGACAGTACGTCGTCATCGTGCCGACGCATGACCTAGTCATCGTCCGCCGCGGTCTCGACTGGGGCCGGCAGGGCTTCGACCGCTGGGAATTGACCGGCGAAGTTCTCAAGGCCTTCAGCCGCATGCCGTCGAACGAGTAG
- a CDS encoding EVE domain-containing protein produces the protein MSKRFWLMKCEPSAYAIDDLERDGRTCWEGVRNFQARNFMRDLMRVGDGVLFYASNAEPSGVTGLAVICRTGYPDHYAWQAGHKYFDARSTEANPVWYMVDIEFVERFPATIPLATLKATPGLEEMMVTKKGSRLSVQPVTEREFDIVARLGRATGS, from the coding sequence ATGTCCAAACGCTTCTGGCTCATGAAGTGCGAGCCGTCCGCCTACGCCATCGACGACCTGGAACGCGACGGACGCACGTGCTGGGAAGGGGTCCGCAACTTCCAGGCCCGCAACTTCATGCGCGACCTGATGCGGGTAGGCGACGGCGTGCTGTTCTACGCGTCGAACGCCGAGCCGTCAGGCGTCACCGGCCTGGCCGTCATCTGCCGCACCGGCTATCCCGACCACTACGCGTGGCAGGCCGGCCACAAGTACTTCGACGCCCGCAGCACCGAGGCCAACCCGGTCTGGTACATGGTGGACATCGAGTTCGTCGAGCGGTTTCCCGCCACCATCCCGCTCGCCACCCTGAAGGCGACTCCCGGGCTGGAGGAGATGATGGTCACGAAGAAAGGAAGCCGCCTGTCGGTGCAGCCGGTCACCGAGCGGGAGTTCGACATCGTCGCCCGCCTCGGGCGCGCTACGGGTTCGTAG